One part of the Brienomyrus brachyistius isolate T26 unplaced genomic scaffold, BBRACH_0.4 scaffold73, whole genome shotgun sequence genome encodes these proteins:
- the LOC125726491 gene encoding serine/threonine-protein kinase pim-1-like, with translation MGVKRSRSDSDCESPPKKRRESTEGDLRFKGPRKEHLEDLYHQGELLGEGGYGAVYAGTRKADGFPVAIKHARKDDEELELPGLDGPIPLEVALMMLVSHESSCANVLKLMDWFSGPEDYIMILERPDPCQDLYEFCDSKGGYLSEDVARHVLVQVLQALRHCQDSGVFHRDLKTENLLIRTDTLEVKLIDFGCGDKWKDTPYVEYSGQ, from the exons ATGGGTGTCAAACGATCACGTTCCGACTCTGACTGTGAATCTCCTCCcaagaaaaggagagagagtaCGGAAGGCGATTTGCGGTTTAAAGGGCCTCGCAAAG AACATTTGGAGGACCtgtaccaccagggggagctacTGGGAGAGGGTGGTTATGGAGCCGTGTATGCCGGCACTCGCAAGGCCGATGGCTTCCCA GTGGCCatcaaacatgcccgaaaggaTGACGAGGAGCTAGAACTG CCTGGACTTGACGGGCCCATCCCATTGGAAGTGGCGCTAATGATGCTCGTCAGCCATGAGTCATCTTGTGCCAACGTGCTGAAGCTCATGGACTGGTTCAGTGGACCAGAAGATTACATTATGATCCTGGAAAGGCCGGATCCATGCCAGGATCTGTACGAATTCTGCGATAGCAAAGGGGGCTACCTCTCAGAAGATGTTGCAAGGCACGTGCTGGTCCAGGTGCTCCAGGCTTTGCGTCACTGCCAGGACTCAGGCGTCTTCCATCGCGACCTCAAAACAGAGAATCTGTTAATCAGGACGGACACTTTGGAGGTTAAACTAATTGATTTTGGCTGTGGAGACAAATGGAAGGACACCCCCTATGTGGAATATTCAGGTCAGTAA